In Penaeus chinensis breed Huanghai No. 1 chromosome 40, ASM1920278v2, whole genome shotgun sequence, one genomic interval encodes:
- the LOC125047281 gene encoding glycine-rich protein 5-like — MVSEKSSVTVAVLVVSLAGLALASETRHYAPDTGVLGVVGGLHGAGVVGGVGHGLSDGLGHALDAGLGLGHGLDSAVGVGHGAASGFGAGLGVGAGVGAGYAKCKNWCKAPTGKYECCDDLKPGHCPPVRPTCPSVRSVLPPTPCTNDAYCPGADKCCFDTCLEYRTCKPISAFY, encoded by the exons ATG GTCAGTGAAAAGTCTTCAGTGACGGTGGCAGTGCTCGTGGTGTCCCTGGCgggcctcgcccttgcctccgaGACCAGACATTACGCCCCAGACACAGGTGTCCTTGGGGTCGTGGGCGGCCTCCATGGTGCTGGGGTTGTGGGTGGCGTAGGACACGGCCTCAGTGATGGATTGGGACACGCTCTAGATGCTGGACTGGGCCTCGGACACGGCCTGGATTCCGCTGTCGGAGTGGGACACGGCGCGGCATCTGGCTTCGGAGCGGGACTGGGCGTGGGTGCCGGCGTGGGCGCAGGATACGCCAAGTGCAAGAACTGGTGCAAGGCCCCCACAGGCAAGTACGAGTGCTGCGACGACCTCAAGCCCGGCCACTGCCCTCCCGTCCGCCCCACATGCCCCTCCGTCAGGAGCGTCCTTCCTCCCACGCCGTGCACTAACGACGCCTACTGCCCCGGCGCCGACAAGTGCTGCTTCGACACCTGCCTCGAGTACCGCACCTGCAAGCCCATCAGCGCCTTCTACTGA
- the LOC125047252 gene encoding uncharacterized protein LOC125047252 produces the protein MVSEKSSVTVTVLVVSLAGLALASETRHYAPDTGVLGVVGGLHGAGVVGSVGHGLNAGLGHALDAGLGLGHGLDSAVGVGHGAASGFGAGLGVGAGVGAGYGQCKNWCKAPTGKYECCDDLKPGHCPPVRPTCPSVRSVLPPTPCTNDAYCPGADKCCYDTCLEYRTCKPISAFY, from the exons ATG GTCAGTGAAAAGTCTTCAGTGACGGTGACAGTGCTCGTGGTGTCCCTGGCgggcctcgcccttgcctccgaGACCAGACATTACGCCCCAGACACAGGCGTCCTTGGGGTCGTGGGCGGCCTCCATGGTGCTGGGGTTGTGGGTAGCGTAGGACACGGCCTCAATGCTGGACTGGGACACGCTCTAGATGCTGGACTGGGCCTCGGACACGGCCTGGATTCCGCTGTCGGAGTGGGACACGGCGCGGCATCTGGCTTCGGAGCGGGACTGGGCGTGGGTGCCGGCGTGGGCGCAGGATACGGCCAGTGCAAGAACTGGTGCAAGGCCCCCACAGGCAAGTACGAGTGCTGCGACGACCTCAAGCCCGGCCACTGCCCACCCGTCCGCCCCACATGCCCCTCCGTCAGGAGCGTCCTCCCTCCCACGCCGTGCACTAACGACGCCTACTGCCCCGGCGCCGACAAGTGCTGCTACGACACCTGCCTCGAGTACCGCACCTGCAAGCCCATCAGCGCCTTCTACTGA
- the LOC125047251 gene encoding glycine-rich protein 5-like — translation MVSEKSSVTLAVLVVSLAGLALASETRHYASNTGVLGGVGGLHGAGVVGGVGHGLNAGLGHALDAGLGLGHGLDSAVGVGHGAASGFGAGLGVGAGVGAGYGQCKNWCKAPTGKYECCDDLKPGHCPPVRPTCPSARSVLPPTPCTNDAYCPGADKCCYDTCLEYRTCKPISAFY, via the exons ATG GTCAGTGAAAAGTCTTCAGTGACACTGGCAGTGCTCGTAGTGTCCCTGGCgggcctcgcccttgcctccgaGACCAGACATTACGCCTCAAACACAGGCGTCCTTGGGGGCGTGGGCGGCCTCCATGGTGCTGGGGTTGTGGGTGGCGTAGGACACGGCCTCAATGCTGGATTGGGACACGCTCTAGATGCTGGACTGGGCCTCGGACACGGTCTGGATTCCGCTGTCGGAGTGGGACACGGGGCGGCATCTGGCTTCGGAGCGGGACTGGGCGTGGGTGCCGGCGTGGGCGCAGGATACGGCCAGTGCAAGAACTGGTGTAAGGCCCCCACAGGCAAGTACGAGTGCTGCGACGACCTCAAGCCCGGCCACTGCCCTCCCGTCCGCCCCACATGCCCCTCCGCCAGGAGCGTCCTTCCTCCCACGCCGTGCACTAACGACGCCTACTGCCCCGGCGCCGACAAGTGCTGCTACGACACCTGCCTCGAGTACCGCACCTGCAAGCCCATCAGCGCCTTCTACTGA